ATCTGGCGTCGGCCGCGCTGGCCGTGATCGACCGGGCGGGCCTGTCCGCCCTGACCATGCGCGCGGTCGCCACCGAACTCGGGATGGCGACCATGGCGCTGTATCGCTATGTCGCCGACCGCGACACCCTGGAAGCGCTGATCGTCGACCACGTACTGGGTGAAATCGAGGTGACGACCCCGGCCGACGCCGATTGGCGCACGCGCCTGGCCCTGCTGCTCGAGCGGATGCGCGCGGCGGTCTCGGCTCATCCGGCGATGGCGCCGCTGGTGCCGCGGCATCGGCATGCCAGCGCGGCCGCGCTGCGGTGGATGGAGGCGACTCTGGCCGCACTCGCCGAGGGCGGGTTCCGGGGGCGTGACCGCGTGATAGCTCAGCGGACGCTGGTGGCTTTCCTGCTCGGCTTTCTGGAGAACGAGCACTACGGCGCGATCGCGGGCTCCGGAACCGCGGCGATCGCGGCGCTGCCGGCGGCGGACTATCCGCATCTCACCGAGACCGCGGCGCGGGCTCGGGAGATCACGGCCGCGGCGGAATTCGGCGGCGGTCTGGAGATCCTGCTGCGTGGCCTGGAGT
The genomic region above belongs to Nocardia spumae and contains:
- a CDS encoding TetR/AcrR family transcriptional regulator yields the protein MPRPRSLTTADLASAALAVIDRAGLSALTMRAVATELGMATMALYRYVADRDTLEALIVDHVLGEIEVTTPADADWRTRLALLLERMRAAVSAHPAMAPLVPRHRHASAAALRWMEATLAALAEGGFRGRDRVIAQRTLVAFLLGFLENEHYGAIAGSGTAAIAALPAADYPHLTETAARAREITAAAEFGGGLEILLRGLESSRG